A segment of the Leptolyngbya sp. NIES-3755 genome:
GAGTAAAAAATAGTCAAATCATAAAGCTTCCGTGATTGTTCTTGATAGTTCTGAATGGTGCTTGTCTATCTTATGCACAGGAAGCATAGAACGTGCGACCCGATTCAACCACACCAATACGGAATTAATCATGGCTGTTGAAAAAGTAAACTCTTCGTCTAGCTTGGCAGAAGTGGTCGATCGCATTCTTGATAAAGGAATTGTGGTCGATGCTTGGGTTCGTGTTTCGCTCGTGGGTATCGAATTACTGGCGATCGAAGCTCGCGTCGTGATCGCATCGGTCGAAACCTACCTGAAGTATGCAGAAGCAGTTGGTTTGACCGCTCAAGCGGCTGTTCCTGCTGCATAAAGATGTCTGTGCCTGAGCGAATGAATTTGTGGCTATACAAACGGAGTCTATGCGGACTAATGATTTGTCTAGCCTCGAATTTCATTCGACAGGTTCCTTCTGGGGAGATTGATCGATTCCTCAGTGTTTTGAACTTGTAAATCGCGCGATTTAACTTTATTAAAAGCTATGGCTTTCAAAGATTCCTGGCAACAACAGCGACAACTTAGACTGCAACAGGTTGAGCAACGTCGCCATGCTGTCACACTTCTACTCCAAGAAACCCACAAACAACGTCAGACTAAGGCTTCTCAACTCCGTAGCGATCTGAGTCTATTTCGTGAATCGCTTGCGTATGATACCAGTGTCCGACGCGAGCAACTTCAGAACTATTGTGAGACGTTGCATCAACAAACTCAAGAATTTTTAGCGATCGCTCATGCCGATCGTGAATTGATGTCGCAACAGTTGAGCCACGATTTGCAGTCTTTCCGAGCTACATTAACTGCAACTGTTGATTCACTGAGACAGGAAATCCAAGCTGATGTCCAACAATTACAGTTAGAAACGCGATCGTTCTTAGAAGAAGCTGAGCAATCTCGCATCAAACAACGAATTCGCCTCACTCGCAACTTATCTATCTTCATTGATAATCTTCGTTCTGATGTTGCAGAGTTTCTAACGGATGCTGCTCTAGAACGCCAAGAAAAAGCACTTCAAGACAACCGCGATCGTCAAGCCGAACTCGATTGTTTGTTTGCTGGATTTGCAGAATTCCGATCGCAACTCAAACAGTTCCGCTCAGAGCTATCCCGCACCGTCTGGGGAGATCTAGCTACAACTCCCACCCCGCACCCCACACCCCGCACCCCGCACCCCGCACCCAAAAAACCTTCTGGCTTCAAAATCGTTACTCCGGTTAAATCTACTCCCGCCCCAAAATCCGACGAAGACAAGATTTACGAATACATCGAAGTAATGCAGAGTGTTCGTCTGACTGAAATCGAATCGGCTTTGAGCATGACTCGAATTCAAGCTGTTGAAGGACTACGATCGCTGATTCAACAAGGCAAAATCACTCAACGCGATCGTGCATATCTGATTTCCACTAAGTAAGGAGTTGCCCCT
Coding sequences within it:
- a CDS encoding gas vesicle structural protein (similar to AA sequence:cyanobase_aa:LBDG_19410), with the protein product MAVEKVNSSSSLAEVVDRILDKGIVVDAWVRVSLVGIELLAIEARVVIASVETYLKYAEAVGLTAQAAVPAA
- a CDS encoding hypothetical protein (hypothetical protein OSCI_3770005;~similar to AA sequence:cyanobase_aa:LBDG_19400), whose product is MAFKDSWQQQRQLRLQQVEQRRHAVTLLLQETHKQRQTKASQLRSDLSLFRESLAYDTSVRREQLQNYCETLHQQTQEFLAIAHADRELMSQQLSHDLQSFRATLTATVDSLRQEIQADVQQLQLETRSFLEEAEQSRIKQRIRLTRNLSIFIDNLRSDVAEFLTDAALERQEKALQDNRDRQAELDCLFAGFAEFRSQLKQFRSELSRTVWGDLATTPTPHPTPRTPHPAPKKPSGFKIVTPVKSTPAPKSDEDKIYEYIEVMQSVRLTEIESALSMTRIQAVEGLRSLIQQGKITQRDRAYLISTK